From Pseudarthrobacter equi, a single genomic window includes:
- a CDS encoding pyridoxamine 5'-phosphate oxidase family protein produces the protein MTDAQSISKVTEIINDSKIGMVTTINEEGALVSRPLAVQEVKDDGDMWFFTGLGTSQVAHVRADSRVNVSFGKNTEWVSVAGTAEVVTDRAKIHEMWNQVVEAWFPDGPDTPEVCLLRVDSDSAEYWTSPGGTAATVLQWVKSKVTNSRMSVGESGTVEL, from the coding sequence ATGACTGACGCCCAGAGCATCAGCAAGGTTACTGAGATCATCAACGATTCCAAGATCGGAATGGTCACCACCATCAACGAAGAAGGCGCCCTCGTCAGCCGGCCGCTGGCCGTCCAGGAGGTCAAGGACGACGGCGACATGTGGTTCTTCACCGGGCTCGGCACCTCGCAGGTTGCGCACGTCCGCGCGGACTCCCGCGTGAACGTCTCCTTCGGCAAGAACACCGAGTGGGTTTCCGTCGCCGGGACCGCAGAGGTGGTCACGGACCGCGCCAAGATCCACGAAATGTGGAACCAGGTTGTTGAGGCATGGTTCCCGGACGGGCCGGACACCCCCGAGGTATGCCTGCTCCGGGTGGATTCGGACTCTGCAGAATACTGGACCAGCCCGGGCGGTACGGCGGCCACGGTGCTGCAGTGGGTCAAGTCCAAGGTGACGAACAGCCGCATGAGCGTCGGCGAGAGCGGCACCGTGGAGCTGTAG